The following coding sequences lie in one Lelliottia jeotgali genomic window:
- a CDS encoding Serine acetyltransferase has product MPCEELDIVWNNIKAEARALADCEPMLASFYHATLLKHENLGSALSYMLANKLASSIMPAIAIREVVEEAYAADPEMIASAACDIQAVRTRDPAVDKYSTPLLYLKGFHALQAYRIGHWLWNEGRRALAIFLQNQVSVTFQVDIHPAAKIGRGIMLDHATGIVVGETAVIEDDVSILQSVTLGGTGKTSGDRHPKIREGVMIGAGAKILGNIEVGRGAKIGAGSVVLQPVPPHTTAAGVPARIVGKPESDKPAMDMDQHFNGIHHTFEYGDGI; this is encoded by the coding sequence ATGCCGTGTGAAGAACTGGATATCGTCTGGAACAATATTAAAGCCGAAGCCCGGGCTTTGGCCGACTGCGAGCCGATGCTTGCCAGTTTCTACCACGCGACGCTACTCAAGCATGAAAACCTCGGCAGCGCCCTGAGCTATATGCTCGCCAACAAACTGGCTTCCTCCATCATGCCCGCCATTGCCATTCGCGAAGTGGTGGAAGAGGCGTATGCCGCTGACCCTGAGATGATCGCCTCCGCCGCCTGTGATATTCAGGCTGTGCGCACGCGTGACCCCGCCGTCGATAAATACTCTACGCCGCTGCTATACCTGAAAGGCTTCCACGCCCTGCAGGCTTACCGCATCGGCCACTGGCTGTGGAACGAGGGCCGCCGTGCGCTGGCTATCTTCCTGCAAAATCAAGTTTCCGTGACCTTCCAGGTCGATATCCATCCGGCGGCGAAAATTGGCCGGGGCATTATGCTCGACCACGCCACGGGCATTGTGGTTGGGGAGACGGCGGTCATTGAAGATGACGTCTCTATCCTGCAATCCGTGACCCTTGGCGGTACCGGTAAAACCAGCGGCGATCGCCACCCTAAAATCCGTGAAGGGGTGATGATTGGCGCGGGGGCGAAAATTCTCGGTAATATCGAAGTGGGGCGTGGCGCGAAGATTGGTGCCGGTTCCGTCGTGTTGCAGCCCGTTCCGCCGCATACCACCGCCGCTGGCGTGCCAGCGCGTATCGTCGGTAAGCCGGAGAGCGATAAGCCGGCGATGGATATGGATCAGCACTTCAACGGTATTCACCACACCTTTGAGTATGGCGACGGGATTTAA
- a CDS encoding tRNA (cytidine(34)-2'-O)-methyltransferase — MLNIVLFEPEIPPNTGNIIRLCANTGFRLHIIEPMGFAWDDKRLRRAGLDYHEFTAVVRHHDYAAFMVAEKPQRMFALTTKGTPAHSAVSYQEGDYLMFGPETRGLPATILDALPAEQKIRIPMMPDSRSMNLSNAVSVVVYEAWRQLGYAGAVLRS, encoded by the coding sequence ATGCTTAACATCGTATTATTCGAACCAGAAATCCCGCCGAATACCGGCAATATCATCCGCCTGTGCGCTAACACCGGTTTTCGTCTGCACATCATCGAGCCAATGGGTTTTGCGTGGGATGACAAACGCCTGCGACGCGCCGGGCTGGATTACCACGAGTTCACCGCCGTGGTGCGCCATCACGATTATGCCGCGTTTATGGTTGCGGAAAAGCCGCAGCGGATGTTTGCCCTGACGACCAAAGGCACGCCGGCGCACAGCGCGGTGAGCTATCAGGAAGGGGACTATCTGATGTTTGGCCCGGAGACGCGCGGCCTGCCTGCCACCATTCTTGACGCCCTACCTGCCGAACAAAAAATCCGTATTCCGATGATGCCGGACAGCCGCAGCATGAACCTGTCGAATGCGGTGTCGGTGGTGGTGTATGAGGCCTGGCGCCAGCTGGGATATGCTGGCGCGGTATTGCGGAGCTGA